From the Ilumatobacteraceae bacterium genome, the window GGGCCACGACCGCCAGGTCAACTGACCCTGTCCGGCGGATCAGAACGAGGCGTCGAGGTCGAGGTCGACCATCAACTCGTTCGCGAGCTCCTCGAGCGCCGAACGAAGCGACTCGAGATCGGTGCCGGTTCGGATTTCGAGCTCGGCCGTCGCCTCGAACAGGAGCCCACCCGCCATCGGGGCCTCACGCGTTGCGGTCGCCAACGACTCGATGTTGACGTCGTGCGCGGTCAGCACCCCGGTGATGTCGCTGACGATGCCCGGCCGGTCGGAGCCGAGCAGGTCGAGCGTGAAACGCCGTCGGCCGTCGGGGTCGGCGTCGGTGCCGTCGCCGACGGCGCGCTGGACGGTGACGTCGAGCAACCCGCTGAGCGGTTGCATCGCATCGGTGAACTCGTCGACGCGATCGTCGGGAATCGTCACGAGCACGATCCCGGCGAACTTGCCGGCCAACTCGGCCATCTCGCTGCGCTCCCAATTGCCGCCGTGCCGGGCGACGGCGGATGCGATCGCGTTGACGAGCCCCGAGCGGTCGTCGCCGATCAGGGTGAGCACGAGTGGGGTCATCGGCACATCGTAGGCAACGCACGTTCTCGGCTGTGCTGTGCCCGCACCGTGGGCCGACGGGGTCGCGTTCTGCGATACTTACCCGATGGGCGTTCAGCTCGATCCGGTCAGCGTCGTCGAGCAGTGGCAGGCGCGCGCCTGGGGTGCTTGCGATCTCAGCGTCGTCGACGAACTCGCGGCCGACCCGCTCCTTCGTCACGGTCCGGCCGGTACCGAGTACCGATCGCACGCCGAACTCAAGCGTGACCTGAAGAGCTATCAGCGTGCACTCGGGGCCGCCGAGATCACCGTCCACGACCGTTTCGTCGACGGCGACCGTGTGTGGAGCCGGACGACGATGCGCGGCGCCAACATGGAGACCGGGATGCCGCGGACGCTGCAGTGGCTCCAGATCCACCGCGTCGTCGACGGCAAGCTCGTCGAGGTCTGGTCGCTCTACGCCTCCGATGTCAAGTGGTGAGACATCGTGAAGTGTCGGAGTGATGTGACGCCGATCGATGCGACGTCACGCAATGCGTTCGAGTTCGCTCGGATCGTTCACGCCAACGCGACGGCGTCACCGAACCGCTGACGCGTGCGTTTGCTCACCGCCAGGAACACCACCATCGCGATGATCACCGACGCGCCCATCATCGCCAGGGTCTCGCGTAGCCCGAGGCGATCGGCGAGAATGCCGAGCGGGAGCGCCGCCATCCCGAACCCGCTGAACGAGAGCATCATCAGGCTCTGCACCCGGCCGTGATACTCGAGGTCGGACAGAGCGAGCACGAGCGAGTTGTTCATCGCCTGGAAACCCGCTGACGCCGCGCCGACAGCGATGATCACCGGCACCGACGCGAGGTAGGAGGGTGCGATCGCGAGGACGATGAGCGCAACGCCAAACGTCATGCCCGAGGCGGCCTGGATCCGCCACGCTGCGCGACCCGTGCCGCGGCCGGCGATGAACGCGGAGATGGCGACGGCGCCGACAGCAGACAACGCAGCGAGGAACCCGTATCCGGCGGACCCCACCTCGAGGACGTCGGTGGCGAAGCGGGGGAGGAATGCGATGAAGGGAAACCCGATCATCACCACGACGAACGAGACGACCACGAGGTTGACGATGTGGCGCCGCTCCCAGACGTATCGGAGGCTCTCCGCGAACTCGGCGCGAGCGGTCGTGTCGAGATCGTCGCCACGGGGGAGCCCGGGCGGCAACTTCCGGCAGGAGAAGAACGCCATCGCGCTGAGCGCCGCCGAGAAGTAGTAGACGCCGGCCGTACCGATCCATGCGATCCCGATGAACATCCCGGCGATCGCCGGCCCGATGACGCGGGCGCTGTTGATGCTCATCTGACCGAGCACGATCGCGTTCGCGATGAGTCCGTGGCCGACCACCTCGCCGGTCAACGCCATGGTCGACGGCACGAGGAACGAGAACGCGGTCGCCTGCATCGCGGAGGTCGCGAGCAGCATCCAATACTCCACGAAGTCGAACGAGACCGCGACGGCGATCCACAGGGCGCTCATCGTGAGGAGTGCATTGGTCAGGAACAAGATGG encodes:
- a CDS encoding ACT domain-containing protein, which translates into the protein MTPLVLTLIGDDRSGLVNAIASAVARHGGNWERSEMAELAGKFAGIVLVTIPDDRVDEFTDAMQPLSGLLDVTVQRAVGDGTDADPDGRRRFTLDLLGSDRPGIVSDITGVLTAHDVNIESLATATREAPMAGGLLFEATAELEIRTGTDLESLRSALEELANELMVDLDLDASF
- a CDS encoding nuclear transport factor 2 family protein, whose protein sequence is MGVQLDPVSVVEQWQARAWGACDLSVVDELAADPLLRHGPAGTEYRSHAELKRDLKSYQRALGAAEITVHDRFVDGDRVWSRTTMRGANMETGMPRTLQWLQIHRVVDGKLVEVWSLYASDVKW
- a CDS encoding MFS transporter gives rise to the protein MPDPPPSSNERARVDTYASLRIPAYRTLFTIGAFGFVATQAQAIARGWLANELSGSNTGLGGVFMAFGVPMLIATPLGGVAADRYAKRTILFLTNALLTMSALWIAVAVSFDFVEYWMLLATSAMQATAFSFLVPSTMALTGEVVGHGLIANAIVLGQMSINSARVIGPAIAGMFIGIAWIGTAGVYYFSAALSAMAFFSCRKLPPGLPRGDDLDTTARAEFAESLRYVWERRHIVNLVVVSFVVVMIGFPFIAFLPRFATDVLEVGSAGYGFLAALSAVGAVAISAFIAGRGTGRAAWRIQAASGMTFGVALIVLAIAPSYLASVPVIIAVGAASAGFQAMNNSLVLALSDLEYHGRVQSLMMLSFSGFGMAALPLGILADRLGLRETLAMMGASVIIAMVVFLAVSKRTRQRFGDAVALA